acagaaaaaaaaagcaccaATCTCCGCGCGAAATGGACGGTCCGTACGCATCGACCGAGAAATACTTATTTCTCAGGCGCCTGATCAATAGCAAATTCTTTGTTTTATACTTGTACAGCTCTGACTCCGTGAGAAAAGTGAGCATAAACCAGCTGCTTTTTCAAAAGTAAAAACAAACTTACTGTTCCAAAACAAGCCAAAcaaagtacggagtactagattATCAGGTAAAACAATAAGCTATTAAGTTAAATTTTAACTGGCTAGATTCCTAACGTATAAATCAGCTATATAGACTCCTGTAAAACACAAGAGGCTGGTACCACAAGGAACTCCGGCTAGATATAATATGGCAAATGGACCGCTACAAGTGTAAAACACAAGAGGTTGGTACTCAATGCTGCAGCTGCTGACAAGCTATGTAGACTCCTGTAAACCGATATTTATATTTAGACAGCTGATAAGTTGATGTAAACTCGTCATATATTCATATCGCAGAGGCAAAAGTTCATCAGTTAACCGCCAGTTACAAGTAAGATGTGTCCATAAAAAGTGAGGACATGCCAGCAGCATCACTAGACTAATCTACCATTCTTATTTCAGGTTGACCCTTCAGCTGAAAAAAGTAGAAGGATCTGTACCAATCTGCTGGCTAATAAAAGGAAGCCAGATGAAATACCCATACGATAGCTGATAAGCTTCCAGTTATAGTCACGGAAATAAGTTGTCATAGGAATGAAGTACCCAATATAACTGGCTGTATTGCACTATGCAGACCAGTCTCGTGGGGATGTAACATTGCTACCAGCATTGAGCTTATCAGCAATGACACCAGAGTCTGCAGGTCGGGCGGCAGACACCACTGGGAGTGTCATACTCCCAACTCGATCCTGTGGATACCCTACTACACTGCCCGTTTCAAACATATTTCCAAATGGATGGTTATGCATGACTTGCGATCCCAAATGATGAAATGCCATAGGAGCAGTTGCTGGATGCTGAGGCAGAACAGCAACAACCGTCGCAGGACACTCAGCTGGATTCTTATATGTGGTGTTGTAGGCTCGGCCACTGCCTTGAACAGCATATGATGCAACACTGCAGTGACTGGGTTTGCTTGGCTGAGGTGGGCATGAGCCCTGGCTGTGTGGCTGCAGTTGCTGTGGCTGTTGATGTTGGATATTATGTTCTGCTGTAGGAAGCAAAATTGTGTTGCCTTGGCCATAAAACGAAGGCGTGACTTCATGATGCTTCTGCTGAGGTGAAGAGTATGGAGACTGCACAATCAAACTTCTCGGGAGTGGCTCAGTGGTTGCATTGGCAGGCTTCTGAGAACAGTATGGAGGATACATGAGTGTGACTTGAGGAGCACTTTGAGAATGAGGAGATGATGTCTTCTGTTGGACTATCTGTGGCTGAACTTGCTGAACGCTGTACTGCTGCTGTTGGGCGACAGGTGGTTGTGATCGCCATGCCTGTGACTCAAGATGCTGAGCAGGCGTCGGTAGCatatgctgctgctgtggaGGGTATAACTCTGTTGCCTGACTAGATTTCTGAGGTAGCTCAACTGCAACCCTAGCTTCAGGATTCTGGGCCTGGGGTTGCATAACCTGAACAAAAGACTCAGACGGTTTGTTCTCTGTGCACTTAACATGATTTTGGCTTTGCATGTAGTACACAGCAGCTTGGTTCggatgctgctgctcgtgctgTGTGCTCAAAGATACAGGCACTAGTTGCTGCAGAACATAACCATTGCTGCTTTGGGTCGGCATAGCAGGAGATTGCATGGTATTAACTTGGTGAATTGGAACAAATGAAACCTCATGTTTCGCAACTTGTGTGCTGTGATCATTTTCCCTTGCTGCA
The Brachypodium distachyon strain Bd21 chromosome 2, Brachypodium_distachyon_v3.0, whole genome shotgun sequence genome window above contains:
- the LOC100831431 gene encoding uncharacterized protein LOC100831431 is translated as MASPARPAAASVSGAFGLPPDPARCSFDQTRRRAEDSQDKRLVRTFVNVYGQEGCYPKEAVMAAVEECMKKQADGLLHSLEGIGGRLSQLELYCYKLERSIGELRSDVMDYHSEATVNFRCLDKNIRQVQKAVQMLQDKHEFADTAQQLAKLQMAHEFPARTNGATALPMLAARENDHSTQVAKHEVSFVPIHQVNTMQSPAMPTQSSNGYVLQQLVPVSLSTQHEQQHPNQAAVYYMQSQNHVKCTENKPSESFVQVMQPQAQNPEARVAVELPQKSSQATELYPPQQQHMLPTPAQHLESQAWRSQPPVAQQQQYSVQQVQPQIVQQKTSSPHSQSAPQVTLMYPPYCSQKPANATTEPLPRSLIVQSPYSSPQQKHHEVTPSFYGQGNTILLPTAEHNIQHQQPQQLQPHSQGSCPPQPSKPSHCSVASYAVQGSGRAYNTTYKNPAECPATVVAVLPQHPATAPMAFHHLGSQVMHNHPFGNMFETGSVVGYPQDRVGSMTLPVVSAARPADSGVIADKLNAGSNVTSPRDWSA